Below is a window of Thermocrinis sp. DNA.
ACCACCAATATGGGTAAGGGTGCCTTCCCCGAAGATCACCCCCTAGCTCTTCACATGCTAGGCATGCATGGCACCTATTATGCTAACATGGCGGTTTATAATTGCGACCTTTTAATAGCTGTGGGTGCCAGGTTTGACGACAGGGTAACCGGAAAGGTGGAAGAATTTGCACCTCAGGCTCAAATAATACACATAGATGTGGATCCTGCATCCATATCCAAAAACATAACCGTGGATGTGCCAATAGTGGGGGATGTGAAAATAGTCTTAAGAAAGCTCTTAGAAGAGCTAAAGCGAGAAGGGGTCAAACTTCTCTTTCCTAAGGAAAGACAGGCGTGGTTAGAACAGATAGAAATGTGGAAAAAGAACTATCCACTGAGGTATAGAAACTCAGAAAGCGTCATAAAGCCCCAGTATGTAATAGAGCAGATATGGGAGGCAACAAAAGGAGATGCCATAATTACTGCGGGTGTAGGTCAGCATCAGATGTGGGCGGCGATGTTTTATAAGTATAAGTTTCCAAGACAATTTATAAACTCCGGCGGGCTCGGCACTATGGGCTTTGGATTTCCTGCAGCTATAGGGGCTAAGATAGGAAGACCTGACAAAGAAGTTATAGCTATAGATGGGGATGGTTCTTTTCTGATGACCATGCAGGAGCTTGTAACTGCAGTGCAGTATCAGGTGCCGGTAAAAGTAGCCATAATAAACAATGCTTATTTAGGTATGGTTCGTCAGTGGCAGGAGCTTTTCTATGATAAAAGATACGCAGAGGTGGATCTGAGTTTACAGCCCGATTTTGTAAAGCTTGCGGAGGCCTGTGGAGCAGTAGGTTTCAGAGCAGAGAAGCCAAAGGAGGTAAGGGAGATAATAGAGGAGGCTCTTAAGATAAAGGACAAGCCGGTAGTGCTTGATTTTGTGGTGGACAGGGAAGAAAACGTCCTGCCCATGGTTCCGGCAGGCAAGTCCTACAGGGACATGATTCTGGAGGATGGTAAGAAGGCAGTAGAAGCAGAAACTATGTACTTAGTAGGTTAAAATAATCTATCTGTGGCAAATTACATTTTTGTAACGGGTGGCGTTCTTTCTTCTTTGGGAAAAGGGGTTTCCTCCGCAGCTATAGCGTCCCTTCTGGAGGAGATGGGTTACAAAGTGACCCTTCAGAAGCTGGACCCTTACCTAAACGTAGATCCCGGAACTATGAGCCCATACCAGCACGGTGAGGTTTACGTTACGGAGGATGGTGCAGAAACAGATCTTGATCTTGGGCACTACGAAAGATTCACCAATGCAAAGATGGGAAGGGATAACAACATAACATCCGGTAGAGTTTATTTCAATGTAATAAACAGGGAGAGGAAAGGGGACTATTTGGGGGCTACTGTTCAAGTCATACCACATGTAACGGACGAGATAAAGAGGCTCATAAGAGCAGTAGAAAAGGACAACCAGGTGGTTATAGTTGAAGTAGGCGGAACTGTGGGAGACATAGAAAGTCTTCCTTTCTTAGAAGCCATAAGACAGCTTGGTATGGAGCTTGGCAGAGAAAACTGTGTTTATGTGCATGTAACCTACGTCCCCTACATAAAAAGCGTGGGAGAGTTAAAGACTAAGCCAACACAACATTCGGTAAAGGAGCTCAGGGCCATAGGCATTCAGCCAGACGTTTTGATATGCAGATCCGAATATGAGATCCCAGAAGATTTAAGACGGAAGCTCTCCCTTTACACGAATGTTAGCCCTGAGGCAGTTATATCTGCCCACGATGTGGATTACATATACGAAGTGCCCCTTCTTTTTAAGAAGCAGGGGCTGGACCGGTGGCTGGCAAGAAGGCTTGGTTTAAACTTCGTAGAGTCCAAGAGTAAGTGGGAGAGGATAACCTACGTGCTAAGGAACGCTCAAAAAACGGTAAAAGTGGCAATAGTTGGCAAGTACGTAAGCTTAAAAGACTCTTACAAAAGTCTGACCGAAGCCCTGATCCATGGAGGTATAGCAAACGGTGTAAAGGTGGATATTCTTTGGGTTAACTCTGAGGACATTAGGGAAGAAGTTTTGGAAGAGGCGGATGCTGTGGTGGTGCCAGGTGGCTTTGGGGAAAGGGGGATAGAGGGTAAAATAAGAGCTTTGAACTACGGAAGGCTGAGCAGAAAGCCCACGCTGGGTATATGCCTTGGTATGCAACTTATGTGTGTGGAGTTTGCAAGGAACGTGTTGGGCTTAGAAGATGCTAACTCTACGGAGTTTGATCCAAACACCAAACATCCTGTAATTGACATTATGGAAGAGCAGAAAAATATAGAAGAATTAGGTGGAACTATGCGCCTTGGTGCCTATCCGTGCGTGTTAAAGGAAGGCACAAAGGTAAGAGAAATATACGGAAAAGAAGTGATCTATGAAAGACACAGACACAGGTATGAGTTTAACAACTCTTACAGAGAAGCCTTTGAAAAGGAAGGTATGGTATTTTCGGGTCTTTCTCCTGACGGTAGGCTCGTGGAAGTTATAGAGCTAAAGGACCATCCTTGGTATATAGGCTGTCAGTTTCATCCAGAATTCAAAAGCAAGCCTTTTGAACCACACCCTCTGTTTGTTTCTCTGATAAGAACAGCAAAGGAAAAGAAAGAACTATAATCTTGCTTTCTGAAAAAGCCCCCGGAGGGGCATGGGATTATTAATTGGGTGGGAGTATGACCTTGTCTATTACGTGGATCACGCCGTTGGATGCTTCTATGTCCGTTTTTACTATGTTAGCGTCGTTTATCTTTGGTCCGCCCTTAAGAGTTACCTTTGCGTTCTGTCCTTGTAGAGTTTTAACATCTCCTTCCTTTAGCTGTTTTGAATACACCTTACCTTCCACTACGTGATAAAGAAGCACTTTTTTGAGGGCTTCCTTGTCCTTTAGCAGAGCATCGAGGTCTTTCTTTGGGATCTTTGCGAAAGCTTCGTCGGTGGGGGCAAAGACTGTAAAGCAACACTTGGTGGCTAAGGTCTCTTCTAAGCCAGCTTCCTTGAGAGCTGTGAGAAGGGTGTTGAACTGACCTGCCTGTTTTGCAGTTTCAACTATGTTGGCTTGGGCCTTCTTTTGGTGCATACCAGCGTGCACCACACCGTAGCTTAGAGCTACCATTGGCAGCCCAACAGCAAAGCCCAAAAATATAGCCTTCTTAAGAAGCATGCGCTTCTTTGCTCTGATAAGGTGTCTAAGCATGGCTCACCTCCTTTTGTAGTTTTCTTTAAAGAATATCAGTTTAGTGTCTGCTTTTGGAGCTTGATTTTTACCGTTTAACAAAACTTTATATCCTTACAAGCCTTATGTTTCCCACATCTTCAAAGTTTGGATCTTCCAAATGGATATAGTTTTCAGTAAGAGCCCTACCTTTCTCTATGATCAAAGCTCTTAATGTTTTTCCTTCCATAGCCTTTTTAAACTCTCGTCTTTTCTTTTCATCCAGAGCCTTCAGCAGTTTCACCCTTTCTTTTATAACTTCTTGCTTTACTTTTGGTGACATTCTGCTTGCTTTGGTATAGGGCCTGTCTGAATAGCTAAAGATATGAAGGTATGCAAAGGGAAGAGTTTCAACCAAGCGATAAGTTTCCTTAAAATCTTCTTCACTTTCTGTGGGAAAGCCTACGATTATGTCCGTGCCAATGGCAGACAGAGGTCTTTTTTTCAGTATTTTTTCCACAAGCCTTTTATAATCCTCAACTGTATAGCCCCTTTCCATGCGGTCTAGGATTCTGTCAGAACCACTTTGCAGGGAGAGGTGAAAGTGTGGAGCTATTCTTTCTTCAGTTAGTATCAAGTCAAGGAGTTTGGGGTCTATTTCCGAAGGATACAGAGAGGAAAGTCTGAAGATTTCTATACCATTCACAGTAAGTAGCTCTTTTATGAGCTCGTACAGGTTTGTGCCCAAGTCCCATCCGTATTGAGTAAGCTGGGTGCCGCTTAACACCACCTCTTTAAATCCTTTCTCTGCAAGTAGCTTTACCTGCTGTATGACCTTTTGCACAGGCACGCTCCTTAGCTTTCCCCTCGCGTAAGGTATAACGCAGAAAGTACAAAAGTTGTTGCATCCTTCCTGAACCTTTAGAAAGGGTCTTGCTTTCTCAAAAAAGACAACAAGGTCAAAGTTTTTTAGACTATTCTGTTTAAAGATGTTTTCCACAAATACCGCTTTACCCTTTGATTGCAGGTATTCTTCTAGTATTTCTACCAGCATATCCTTGTGGGAGTTACCTATTACAAGATCCACCTCTTTTAGGCTTGCAAGCGCCTGCGGGTTTGTTTGAGCATAACATCCTGTGGCTACAACTATCGCCTCTGGGTTTTCCCTTTTGACTCTGTATATCTGCTGACGGGAAGATCTATCCGCTTCTGAGGTTACCGTGCAGGTATTTATTATGTAAATGTCCGCCTCACCGTTAGTTCTTACGTAGCCTTTTTGTAGTAGTCTTTGGGCTATAAACTCACCGTCAAAGTAGTTGCTTCTGCACCCAAGATTTATGACAGAAAATCTCACAAAGATTAAAATATAATACCATGGCAGGGCACAGTCATTGGGCACAGATCAAGCACAAAAAGGCAAAGGCAGACGCACAAAGGGGAAAGTTATTTACCAAACTTATAAGGGAAATAACCGTAGCGGTCAGGCAAGGAGGGCCAAACCCAGAAACTAACCCAAGGCTTAGAACAGCCATAGAAAACGCCAAAAAAGCCAACATGCCTATGGAAACCGTAGAGAGAGCCATAAAGAAGGGAACTGGAGAACTGGGAGGGGAAAACTACGAAGAGGTGATCTACGAAGGCTACGGACCGGGTGGGGTGGCCCTTATGATATTGGCTACTACAGATAACAGAAACAGGACAACTTCTGAGATAAGGCACGTGCTTTCCAAGCACGGAGGAAACCTTGGCTCTTCTGGGTGCGTATCCTTTTTGTTTGACAGGGTAGGTCTTATAGAGGTTCCAAAAGATAGCATTTCGGAAGATGAACTTTACGAAAAGGCTTTGGAAGCAGGAGCAGAAGACATCTTAGTTGGGGATGTAGCCTATACGATCTACACCCTTCCGGAGGAGCTTTACCAAGTAAAGGAAAAGCTTCAATCCTTGGGGGTTCAAATAGAGAAGGCAGAGGTTACCTACAAGCCAAACAGCACGGTGTCCATAACAGACCCAGAAACTGCTAAAAAGCTTTTAAAACTTTTGGATGCTCTTGAGGAGCTTGACGACGTCAAAGAGGTCATAGCCAACTTTGACATGGCGGAGGAGCTGATAGGGGGTGTTTAACTGCTGGAGAATTTCTTCAAGCTTTTAGGGGTTCTAATACTTGTATTAGCCTTTTACCTTGTCTTTAGCCACTACAGAAGGACCATCAAATTCTACAGGAGGCTCGGGGCGAATATAACTTCTTACATCCTTCTGAGGGCTCGTCTTAAGCTTGAGGGCAGAACCTTTCGGATGAGTTTTTTTCCTCGTGGCTACTTCTTAACCATAAGCACCCCAATATCTATTGATGGTTTCCTATCCATAGAGAAGGGACTTCTTTCTAAGGAATTTAAAACTTTTTACGACGATGAAAATTGGGCAAAAATGGTTTTGGAAAACTCTAAGATCAAACTCCTTACAGAGCGAGGAGAACTTCCTAACCTCTTTTCGGTAAAGATAAGTGGTAGGACATTAAAGCTAAGCTTGAATGCAAAGAGAATAGATGAAGGTTTAGAGGACGAGGTGAAAAGAGCAATAGAGTTATTGCTTGATGTAATACCAAGCTTAGAAAGCTTGCCCAGCTCTTCTGTTGGCTCAGAAAAAGAAAGGCTCAGGAACTGGATCCTTTACTATACGCCGGCGGGCATATTCATTCCTCTGTCTGCCCTTGGGATCTATTGGATGATCAAGGGATACAGAGGTGCCCTATGTGAGGACGAGCTATTTTTGTTGGGCTTTAAAGTTCTAACTCCCCTATTCCTTGCTCACCTTTTTCTGGCTATTCTCCTGTTGGGAAAACATCTGCATCTAAGAGCCCACTTATTGTCTTTACTCATTCTTTACTTTGCAGGATATTACCTTACACCGCTGGTAGTACTTGAGCCTTTTAACGCAAGGTTTGATAACTCTGAGCCAAAGGTGATTGAAACTAAGATTTTGGAGAAATATAGTGCTCATAGGGGAGGGTTTAGGGTTGTGCTTGAGCTCACAGGATGTTCCTTTCGCGTATCAGAAAGGTTTTACAATAGGGCGAAGGTGGGAGACGTGTTGGTCCTACAAGTTAAGGATGGAGCCTTTGGCATAAAGTGGGCTTACAGATACTATCTTAAGGATTAGCTTCAAGGGGCAAACCTACCACCGAGATCTTATACCTGTCTGCAAGCTTTAAAAACTTTTCTTTATCCACTACATAAACCTTTCCCGCTTCCAAAAAGAGGGCATCTGCCTTTATAGACCTAAGGGCTTCTAAGGTCTGAAGTCCCACCGTGGGTACGTCTATCCTAAGGTCTTGGTGCTTCCTTGCCACCTTTATAACTCTGCAACCTTTGCCCGCAACCTTTCCAGCTCTTAGTATAGCCTCCTGCGTCCCCTCCATAGCTTCCACGCTCACCACCGCCTTTTGCTTTACCACCACTGTTTGCCCTACATCCAAACTGGCGATCTCCTTGGCTATATCATATCCAAATAACCCATCCTCCAGTGCCTCTTGGGATGGCTCCACCGTGTTTAAAAGCCCTCTTCCCGCTAAGATGTCCTGAAGGTAGGGGGTAGGGTCTATAAACTCAAAGCCCATAGTCTCCAGCTCTTCAATCAGAGCCTTTATAATGCTCTGCGCCCTCTTGTCCTTTGCTTTGGAGAGTATCTTAAGAGCCAATCCGTCTAAGGTCAAAAGATGTGAAAAAAGCAGTTTGTGCTCAAACTTGCCCAAAAGGACTATCTTGTTTATTGCCTGTTTTTCCAAAAGCTTAACCAAAGAACCAACCTTTCCAAGGGGGAAATAAGCTTGAGCATCTACGTCCGTAATACCCCTTACACCAACTACGAAAACTTCCTCTCCAAGCTTTTCCGCACTCTTTTTAAAGACCGACGGCAAACTGCCAGACCCTGCTACTAGGCAGATTTTCAAAGGAGCATCTCCTCCAAAAATCGTACGTGGTGTTTTGCGGTTCTAAACTCCCTTGTTGCCAACAGCCTTTTGTGAAAATCTATATTAGTCCTTAGTCCTTCTCCTTCTATGATAAACTCCTCTATGGCCCTTTTTGCCCGGTTTATGGCTTCTTCCCTGGTTGCGCCCCATACTATGAGTTTGGCAATCAGAGAATCATAAAAGGGAGGGATTTTGTATCCACAGTAGATGTGAGTATCCACCCTTACGCCCGGACCACCAGGAAGAAAAAGTTTATCTATCCTGCCCGGAGATGGTAAAAAGGTGTTTGGGTCTTCAGCGTTTATTCTAAGCTCTATGGCATAGCCCTGTCTTTCCACCCTCTTTATGCTAAGCCTTTCCCCCTGTGCTATTTTAATCTGCTCTTTTACAATGTCTATGCCCGTTATCATTTCAGTTACTGGATGCTCTACCTGGATCCTTCCGTTCATCTCCATAAAGTAGAAGTTTCCCTCCTGGTCCATCAAAAATTCCACTGTTCCAGCACCAACGTAGTTTATAGCTTTACAGAACTCTACGGCCATCTCCTCTAACATTTTCCTTTGTTCTTCTGTAATGCTTGCACTTGGTGCTTCCTCTACAAGCTTTTGGTATCTCCTCTGAATTGAACACTCCCTTTCCCCTAGGGCTATTACGTTTCCATACCTGTCTGCTAGCACTTGCACCTCTATATGTTTGGGATTTACCAAATACTTTTCTATATACACCCTGTCGTCTCCAAAGGCTGACTTTGACTCTTGCATAGCCAAGGGTAATTTTTCTCTTAGCTCTTTTTCGTCATAAACCACCCTTATGCCCCTTCCACCACCACCGCCTGCAGACTTTACAACCAAAGGATACTTTATTTCCTTTGCTATATCCAAAGCTTTTTGAAAATCTACTGGACCGTCGCTTCCGGGAACTAAAGGAATACCAACTTTCTTAGCAACTTCCTTAGCCCTTATCTTGTCCCCTATAAGCGCCAGCGTTTCCGAAGAGGGACCGATAAATATTTTCTTGCTTACCTCCACTATCTGTGCAAACTTTGGGTTTTCAGAGAGAAAACCATAACCGGGATGAACCGCATCCGCAGAAGATACCTCAATGGACGCCATAATTCTCGGAATGTCAAGATAGCTCTTTAAGGGTTCCGCAGGACCTATACATATGCTTTCGTCTGCCAGTTTTACATGCATAGACTCTTTGTCTGCTTCAGAATAAACTGCCACAGTTTTTATTCCCAGCTCTTTACAAGCCCTTATGATCCTTACCGCAATTTCTCCTCTGTTGGCTATTAGGATTTTGTTTATCATCGGTTAAAATTTTAATAAATTAGACTTGCAAAGAATGAAAGAGAAATTTAGAAAGGTCCTTGAAAAGCTAAAGGACCTTAAAATCCTCGTAGTGGGAGACCTGATTTTAGACAGATACATATTTGGAACTGTAGAGAGGATTTCGCCAGAAGCACCCGTGCCTGTGGTAGAGGTGGAAAGGGAGGAGTTTAGGTTAGGTGGTGCAGCTAACGTGGCTAATAATCTTTCTTCCTTAGGGGTGAAAACTTACCTGGTGGGGATCACAGGTTCAGACTACGGCAAGCACATACTGAAAGGCCTTATTCGATCTGCCTTTATAGAAGACCTTACGTTAGAGGACAGCCAAAGACCGACCACCGAAAAGACAAGGGTGGTTTCTATGTCCCAACAGCTTCTAAGAATAGACTGGGAAGACAGAAAACCCATCTCTGGAAGAGTCTTAGAAAAGCTTCTTGAAAGGCTTGACGTAGAAGTGGATGGGGTTATACTGTCCGATTACGCAAAGGGAGTGGTGTGCGAGCCTGTGGTAAAGAAACTTAAGGAGAAAGAGGTTTTTCTCTCTGTAGACCCAAGGCCTGTAAATAAATCCCTTTACTATGGTGCGGATCTGATGACCCCCAATGAGAAAGAGGCAAGGCAAATGGCTGAGGGAACATCGTTGGAAAGCTTAGGTTGGACGCTAAAAAAGGAGCTTAATCTTAAAACTTTGGTGATAACCCTTGGACCCAAGGGTATGGCTCTCTTTGATAAAGAATATACCAACTTTCCAGCAAGGGCAAAGCAGGTTTACGATGTTTCTGGTGCTGGAGATACGGTTGTTGCAGTATTGACTGCTTCTTACCTTGCCAGCGGGGACTGGTATTTAGCTTGCGAGCTTGCCAACCTGTGCGCTGGTATAGTGGTAGGTAAGCTGGGCACAGCATCCATAACTCTATCGGAGATTCTAAACGCCATTGAAGAAAGGTAAATACTTTGAAGACTTAGCATGCCAATATCTAACAAGCTTAGGATACGAAATTCTTATTAGAAACTTCCACTGTAGGTATGGAGAGATAGACATTGTAGCCCTTGAGGGTGAGACGTTAGTATTTGTGGAGGTGAAGGGAACCCATA
It encodes the following:
- the ilvB gene encoding biosynthetic-type acetolactate synthase large subunit; protein product: MLRKGADIIIETLKKEGVEVIFGIPGGAIMEVYDALYRDGSIKHILARHEQGAGHMAEGYAKATGKVGVAMATSGPGATNLVTPIADAYMDSVPVVFITGQVPTHLIGNDAFQEVDIVGITRPITKHNFLVKKIEDLPLIIRQAFYIASTGRPGPVLIDIPKDITQKMSDVPIPTDEQVRESLPGYKPHLEGNPQQIRKAAKLILEAKRPVLYVGGGTVQSEAQKELIELAELTKIPVTTTNMGKGAFPEDHPLALHMLGMHGTYYANMAVYNCDLLIAVGARFDDRVTGKVEEFAPQAQIIHIDVDPASISKNITVDVPIVGDVKIVLRKLLEELKREGVKLLFPKERQAWLEQIEMWKKNYPLRYRNSESVIKPQYVIEQIWEATKGDAIITAGVGQHQMWAAMFYKYKFPRQFINSGGLGTMGFGFPAAIGAKIGRPDKEVIAIDGDGSFLMTMQELVTAVQYQVPVKVAIINNAYLGMVRQWQELFYDKRYAEVDLSLQPDFVKLAEACGAVGFRAEKPKEVREIIEEALKIKDKPVVLDFVVDREENVLPMVPAGKSYRDMILEDGKKAVEAETMYLVG
- a CDS encoding CTP synthase, with protein sequence MANYIFVTGGVLSSLGKGVSSAAIASLLEEMGYKVTLQKLDPYLNVDPGTMSPYQHGEVYVTEDGAETDLDLGHYERFTNAKMGRDNNITSGRVYFNVINRERKGDYLGATVQVIPHVTDEIKRLIRAVEKDNQVVIVEVGGTVGDIESLPFLEAIRQLGMELGRENCVYVHVTYVPYIKSVGELKTKPTQHSVKELRAIGIQPDVLICRSEYEIPEDLRRKLSLYTNVSPEAVISAHDVDYIYEVPLLFKKQGLDRWLARRLGLNFVESKSKWERITYVLRNAQKTVKVAIVGKYVSLKDSYKSLTEALIHGGIANGVKVDILWVNSEDIREEVLEEADAVVVPGGFGERGIEGKIRALNYGRLSRKPTLGICLGMQLMCVEFARNVLGLEDANSTEFDPNTKHPVIDIMEEQKNIEELGGTMRLGAYPCVLKEGTKVREIYGKEVIYERHRHRYEFNNSYREAFEKEGMVFSGLSPDGRLVEVIELKDHPWYIGCQFHPEFKSKPFEPHPLFVSLIRTAKEKKEL
- a CDS encoding fasciclin domain-containing protein, with translation MLRHLIRAKKRMLLKKAIFLGFAVGLPMVALSYGVVHAGMHQKKAQANIVETAKQAGQFNTLLTALKEAGLEETLATKCCFTVFAPTDEAFAKIPKKDLDALLKDKEALKKVLLYHVVEGKVYSKQLKEGDVKTLQGQNAKVTLKGGPKINDANIVKTDIEASNGVIHVIDKVILPPN
- the mtaB gene encoding tRNA (N(6)-L-threonylcarbamoyladenosine(37)-C(2))-methylthiotransferase MtaB, producing MRFSVINLGCRSNYFDGEFIAQRLLQKGYVRTNGEADIYIINTCTVTSEADRSSRQQIYRVKRENPEAIVVATGCYAQTNPQALASLKEVDLVIGNSHKDMLVEILEEYLQSKGKAVFVENIFKQNSLKNFDLVVFFEKARPFLKVQEGCNNFCTFCVIPYARGKLRSVPVQKVIQQVKLLAEKGFKEVVLSGTQLTQYGWDLGTNLYELIKELLTVNGIEIFRLSSLYPSEIDPKLLDLILTEERIAPHFHLSLQSGSDRILDRMERGYTVEDYKRLVEKILKKRPLSAIGTDIIVGFPTESEEDFKETYRLVETLPFAYLHIFSYSDRPYTKASRMSPKVKQEVIKERVKLLKALDEKKRREFKKAMEGKTLRALIIEKGRALTENYIHLEDPNFEDVGNIRLVRI
- a CDS encoding YebC/PmpR family DNA-binding transcriptional regulator, coding for MAGHSHWAQIKHKKAKADAQRGKLFTKLIREITVAVRQGGPNPETNPRLRTAIENAKKANMPMETVERAIKKGTGELGGENYEEVIYEGYGPGGVALMILATTDNRNRTTSEIRHVLSKHGGNLGSSGCVSFLFDRVGLIEVPKDSISEDELYEKALEAGAEDILVGDVAYTIYTLPEELYQVKEKLQSLGVQIEKAEVTYKPNSTVSITDPETAKKLLKLLDALEELDDVKEVIANFDMAEELIGGV
- the lpxI gene encoding UDP-2,3-diacylglucosamine diphosphatase LpxI (LpxI, functionally equivalent to LpxH, replaces it in LPS biosynthesis in a minority of bacteria.), whose product is MKICLVAGSGSLPSVFKKSAEKLGEEVFVVGVRGITDVDAQAYFPLGKVGSLVKLLEKQAINKIVLLGKFEHKLLFSHLLTLDGLALKILSKAKDKRAQSIIKALIEELETMGFEFIDPTPYLQDILAGRGLLNTVEPSQEALEDGLFGYDIAKEIASLDVGQTVVVKQKAVVSVEAMEGTQEAILRAGKVAGKGCRVIKVARKHQDLRIDVPTVGLQTLEALRSIKADALFLEAGKVYVVDKEKFLKLADRYKISVVGLPLEANP
- the accC gene encoding acetyl-CoA carboxylase biotin carboxylase subunit, which codes for MINKILIANRGEIAVRIIRACKELGIKTVAVYSEADKESMHVKLADESICIGPAEPLKSYLDIPRIMASIEVSSADAVHPGYGFLSENPKFAQIVEVSKKIFIGPSSETLALIGDKIRAKEVAKKVGIPLVPGSDGPVDFQKALDIAKEIKYPLVVKSAGGGGGRGIRVVYDEKELREKLPLAMQESKSAFGDDRVYIEKYLVNPKHIEVQVLADRYGNVIALGERECSIQRRYQKLVEEAPSASITEEQRKMLEEMAVEFCKAINYVGAGTVEFLMDQEGNFYFMEMNGRIQVEHPVTEMITGIDIVKEQIKIAQGERLSIKRVERQGYAIELRINAEDPNTFLPSPGRIDKLFLPGGPGVRVDTHIYCGYKIPPFYDSLIAKLIVWGATREEAINRAKRAIEEFIIEGEGLRTNIDFHKRLLATREFRTAKHHVRFLEEMLL
- a CDS encoding PfkB family carbohydrate kinase, with the protein product MKEKFRKVLEKLKDLKILVVGDLILDRYIFGTVERISPEAPVPVVEVEREEFRLGGAANVANNLSSLGVKTYLVGITGSDYGKHILKGLIRSAFIEDLTLEDSQRPTTEKTRVVSMSQQLLRIDWEDRKPISGRVLEKLLERLDVEVDGVILSDYAKGVVCEPVVKKLKEKEVFLSVDPRPVNKSLYYGADLMTPNEKEARQMAEGTSLESLGWTLKKELNLKTLVITLGPKGMALFDKEYTNFPARAKQVYDVSGAGDTVVAVLTASYLASGDWYLACELANLCAGIVVGKLGTASITLSEILNAIEER
- a CDS encoding YraN family protein — encoded protein: MKKGKYFEDLACQYLTSLGYEILIRNFHCRYGEIDIVALEGETLVFVEVKGTHTGLEPAERIDYKKLSKIYMCIDEFLKEYPARECRVDAIIIKGNQIEHLRNISL